In Eriocheir sinensis breed Jianghai 21 chromosome 59, ASM2467909v1, whole genome shotgun sequence, the genomic stretch gaaataaaatgaggaatggagagaagtgtgagggatgtggagggaaaagtgtaaggggagggaagggagagaaaagaaaaatggacatGGAGGAAAGAGTGTaagggatggtggtggaggagaaaagcgtgagagatgaggaggaaagcgTGTAAAGATGCGGAGAGAAGAGTATAAGGGAGGTGGACGGTaagtatgaggagagagagaagagaaaatgtggagatgaggagaggaaagtgtgaggaacgaagggagaaaagcatgaaagaggaaagggtgtgaggagggagagtaagggatgattaaggaagtgtaagggaggataaggaaagggtgtgaggggagagaaggggagagagtaagggatgtttaaggaagtgtaagggaggataaggaaagggtgcagagggaggaaagagagaaggatgctgaggaaagtagaagggaggatgagggaaaagtatgagggaagggaagagagtgagggatgctgaagaaagtaagggaggatgagggaaaagtaaggaaagggaagggaaaagagtgtTGGATGctaaagaaagtaagggaggatgagggaaaagtaaggaaagggaagggaaaaaggttgagaaagcggaggagagagattaagggaaGATGGGGGGTttgtgtgagggaaggaaagtgaaaagtatgaggatgctgaggagagaggaagggagagaaagaggaagagttgagTGTAATGGACATGGAGGAGAATATAATAAactaagggaagaagagaaatggcggataaaggaggagaagaaggggaagggaaaagtgtgagataagggaagagaaaagtatgAGGGATGCTGAGGAAAAAAAtgcgtggaagggagggagagaggaagagtgtgaCAGACgttgaggagaaaataataaacgaagggaagaagagaaacagcagACAgcgaataaaggagaagaagagagggaagagaaaacaaggcgCAGAGGAGAAactaaggaataaaggagaaaagggaaaacagacgtagaggaaaaaacaaattataaaaagaaagaaaaacagggaatataaaagaggagaaaaaagggagacaaggcgtagaggagaaacaaaaaataaaggagaagaaaaagacaaggaataaaggagaaacaaaggaaaaaggaaaagaaaaaaggaagataaggagaaacaaatgatagaagaggagaaaaaagggagacaaggcgtagaggagaaacaaataaaggaggagaaaaatgaagacaaaaaaaagaggagggagaaaggataaaggataaaagaaaatggaatataaGGAGAAACAAAGGATAAAAGACGAGTAAAAAGAGAGACGAGGCGTAGAAGAGaaacaaatgaaggagaagaaaatgaagacaagaaacagaggagaaagaaaggaattaaagaaggacaAAAGGAGAACAATGAgcagaaaagacgaaaaagaataaagaagaagaaaaggaaaataaagaacaagagaaaacaaatgatgaaaaggaagagaaaaagggaatacaaggaaggaataaagagaaaatgggaagcaaataaaataaaaaagggcgaagaaaaagcggaagaaaaataataagtgtccggagagaaaaaaaaagatggaaagcaaAACAAATCAAGATAAACAATCGTAACGTAAACAAGTCTCGCGGAAAATCTATCGTCTCCCATtcgtgaacaaacaaacaaacgaacacacaaacaatAGGAcgaacaaacgcacaaacacaaacagaatatatAACTTTCCCTTCACCGGAGTTTAAATAAAAgattgtgtcctcctcctcctcctcctcctcctcctccttcttttcttcctcctccctcctcttcctttacatccattcattcaatatttttcctccttatttttttattcctctagttttatttttccttttttttctttttcttgccctttatccctcctttctctaTACTCCCCTTTTcgcttttttcctccattattcagtgtttttctttctcttcagtttatcatcctcttttctctttgccatctccttcctttcctgctttcttttttcttcagtcttttttttcgCTTCTTCCCTTTAATTATTTACTATTCCTCTTTGCTCCGTcgtttatcctcctcccttctctttctttctctattcttctctacttccctccatctccttttagTCCATTTTTATACTgcttctcctccatcatcctcCATTGATTTCTACCCTCCTTtgcttttctcccttattttcgttgcttctttttattctcccttccttcactctcttctcccttcctccggcTTCACCCCCTCGTAGTGacagggggaagggagaacacgacCCAGGGAGAGaataacacagacagacaaactacaACTCTATTTTATTGGTGTGTGAGAGGGCGACGGGCTTACCTAGGGAGAGATGGTTCTTAGCTCCCCTTCTACAGGAAACATGGCGCGGGGAGACTCGAGAGGGGAGATTAACACTTCCCGTCGGATGCTGCGGGAGATAAGATAACCTCGGAGGGGAGACGAGATGctgagagggggggtgggggtaggtcCTGAGGGGGAGGGGTAGCTTgtatgtttttttgggggggatgaagggggcgCGGCGGGCTGACGGTCACCTGTCATCGAGGGCACGTGACCACAGTCCGCGCGGGGCTGGGCGGCGCGGGGTGCTGGGGGGCGGCAGGGTGAAGGGCGGGGGCGTGGCGTCCCCCGCGAAGCTCCCACAGGTGCCCTCGTCCCCCAGACGCCACAGGGGCCCGCGGCTCGTCCGGTGGTTCACTGGCGCTTCGAAGCTTCTTTCCGGCGCCGCGAGACAGCGagccccgccccgcgccgcgaccagcgtgacgccCGAGGCTCCGCGGCCGCCACGCCTCGCGCCGCCTCCAGCTCGCCCTCGTCTCCCGGCACGTTGTCCGCGGCGGGGCCTCCGTCCACCTCGTGCACCTTCGCTCATCGCCTCGTCGCcccaccccgccctgccccgccccgcggCAGAACCAGGGCCCACTACAGTGTCTAAGGCGCCGCTGCAGCAGCCGTCACGCCGCCGTCCGCCGCTGCAGCACGTCACTAGGCAGCACTAAGTAGCACTAATTTTCTTCTACTGCGTCACCGCTGGGCGTCGCCGCGGCCCCGGCGCCCCCACCCACACCTTTGGCAGCCAGTCCCGGGCGGGTGTTAACCCCGCCCGACTACTGTCAGATGACCCGCCCGTGAGGGGAGGGGGCGACACTCCCCGCGGGAGGGGTGGTGGGGGCGGGTGGCCTCAGCGCGGGCGGGGCAGAGGCCGGCAGCTTGTCCTCCGGGGGCGGCGCCTCCATGTTCTCCTCCGCTGGGGACTCCTCCGTCacgaggggcggggcggggcagcgcaCCTTGGGGTGGAAGAAGCCCAGCGACGGGAGGCCCGGCAGGCTGGTGGGCGGCAGGGCGTGGAAGAGTGCGGGCGGCAGGGGCGTGGGCCGCAGGGGGACGGGCAGGGGCAGCGAGGGCGGCGGTAGCCTCTGCAGGGGGGAGGGTGTGTGCAGGGCGGGCATGGTGGCCAGGGCAGCACTGTACAGCTGCTGCAGGGAGGTGGCCAGGCTGGTGGGCACCGCCCCCCCGAGGTGGCCCATGGCGGGGCCCAGGCCGCCCAGGCCGCCCAGGCCCCCGAGGGAGCCGCCCAGCGAGGCCGCCAGCGGTCCGCCCAGCGAATTACTGAGCGACGAGGTGAAGGCGGCGCCCAGCGAGCACGGCAGCGACGTGGGGTGGGCGGCCTCCAGGGGCGGCAGCAGCCCTGCGTGGCCCAGCGGCCCAAACCCGAGGCTGCGACCGGGGAAGGCCCCCGCCCCTCGCAGGCCCGCCAGGTGGGCGTTGAGGTGGGTCATGTGCGGCGGGTACATGGGCGTGGGCGCCGTCAGGGTGGGCGGCTTGGCGTCCGAGGCGGCGAGGCTCTCGATGGTGAAGGGCTGCTTGTTGTGCGGCGCCGCCTCGGGGCACGCCGTGGCCTCCGTCAGGCGCGGCGCCTCCAGCGGGTCGACAGGGCGGCCGTGCAGCTGCGCCAGGCCGGCCTCCAGCGCCACCTTCTCCGGCTTGGGGATCTTGAACCGCTTCCTGCGCCTGAGGAAGCTGCCGTTCTCGAACATGTTCATGGCGGACGGGTGCAGCGTCCAGTAGGCGCCCTTGCCCGGCCTGTCTGGGCGCCGCGGGATCTTGATGAAGCAGTCGTTGAAGGAGAGGTTGTGCCGCAGGGAGTTCTGCCAGCGCTGCGTGTTCTTGCGGTAGTAGGGGAAGTTGTCCATGATGAACTTGTAGATCTCCGCCAGCGTGCACATCTTCTCGGCGCTGTTCCAGATGGCCATGGCGGTGAGCGAGATGTACGAGTAGGGCGGCTTCTGCTCGCCGTAGCTCTCCCGACTGGGCCGCGGCATGCTGGCGCCACTCGGCCTCGCGGGCGTCGCTTCACACCCGGCACTCTCTCGGGGCTTCGCTGGGACGCGGCCGCCGGCCTCGCTGCGTCAGCatgggcggcgcggcgcggcgcgcgGGAGCGTGTGGGCGCGGCGGCGTGTGGCGCGTGTCCCGCCCGCGGTGCTCGGCGTGAGGAGTGGCAGAGGCGCTGCGGCGACGCTCACCGCCGGGATATCGTGTTTCACTGACGCCGCGCGCCGCTTCTCGGAAGGCCGCGGTGCTCTatgccgccccgcccccgcccgccACGCGCGCCGCCGCCGTGTCATTGGTCCGCCTCACGGAATCGATGGCCACTGGGAGGACAGGCCACGGGTGGGCGTGTTCCGCCGCGCGTTCCCGCCGCTGATTGGCCGCCGCGCGGGCGTGCGGCGCGCCCGGCCGCTGAGGAAGCCGGCCGCCGCGGCTCAAAGCAAATGTTACCACAGCCTCTGCCAATGTTGTCATTAGCGGCGCTGGTAATAAAACCATTACGGCCCCGCGCCGCGCCTGGGTGGCCGCCCGCGCCGCCACGCCCACGCATGCCCATCCGTGCCCACGCCCGCTGACCCGCCGGGGGCACGCGGGGCCGCGGCGTGACCTCTggcccgccccgcctcgccccgccgctaAGGCAAACAAGAAGCGGCCCTGCCATGGGGTCGCGGTCGGGAGGGGGGGAAGCGAGGGGAGGGGATGTCGGGCAACGCGCGGCACAGTGCCAAGAGGGGAGGGTGCCCCATGCTGCCCCTCCCCCCATGCCTTCCCGCCCCATGCCATGCCGCCCTCTCCTGCCTGACTAAGAAATATGCCTCTACTTTTTCGGCACAGCTCGGCTCCCTCCTcttacactccctccccctctcctctccccttctcccctctcctctcctctccccttctcccctctcctctcctctcttctctcctctttccgtccctctttccctccatccatctcagTAGTGTTCCGACCTTTTCTGCTTCTATTGCTTTACCGCCACCacaaacacctccaccaccaccaccgccacaaacacaaccaccacaaccaccatcatctccccttttactaccaccaccaccacgaccaccaccatcactaccactactgttaccaCTATTTTCACCAGCGCTAATAGAACGTGAGGGCCTTtgtcggaagagagagagagagagagagagagagagagagagagagagaatatcgcaCACCACAAACCCATCCCCAAAATTCATAAAGGTAACAAAATTTTTCACCTTAGGAAAACCCAAACcagcttccctctttccctcccttcttcccctcctctccccccctttcctccccgtctccccccccgtccccctcccAGTCGATAGCTCCACATTATCGCCAGTTTCGCCCTGTTTGGGGAGGGGTTCACACCTTTAATGACCGCCCAGGTAAGCTTGATCTATCTGCCTAATATTTCTCACCTGTCGGCCGATACCCTAATTGAGCTTCACTTTAATTGGTAGTTAATATAAAATTCGCCTTTCTGGCTCCCCCGGCAGGTGCAATGGCGGCCAGGTGAGGCAACTACGGCAGGTGATTCGCGCTAATTGCTTGAAAAATGTTGGTGGGAAGGTCTGGGGTGTTGCTTTTTGGGGctcgtttttcctttatttttcgtattttttttattaatctgtgtagctatttaatcttttttttgtgtgtgtgttatttgcttCTGTACTGATTCACGTGTTTgtcagtttccttccttctttgcataTCGTTTTCTAAGTTATTTTTTggcctttccctgttttttcgttcatgtcttttcttccatttcctttcgtgTTTTGTATTTCTGCTTTATTTTCatgtatgtatctttttttttacaacacaggagacggctcaagggcaacaaaaagagtgtagaaaaataaAGTACGCTACTCACCGCTCACACAATattaaagtaaagagtagccaaaagagaggtcaatttcgagtggactCCATCTGTtccccttccccattttctttcctcctttcctccttcgttcttatgttcttatgttcttatgttctccctctttctacttttccttcctcctgtactcccttactccctcatccctcctccccatcttcccttcttcccttcatctttttccctttctccatacAAGTAacgtatttttcctcccttctttttacttatttacttatttatctgtttattctcCTGTTTATTTCCTTGTGTTGTTGTGGAAAGGTTTGGTGTTTTGCTTTtcatgttttcgttttcttcattctcttttttatttcatgtttttatctatgtatttatttagttattctttatttccttttctcattttatttacttatttatttatcttcttttttgtttatgttatttgtttttttgttatttttcgtattgatttgtgtgtgtgtgttaatttcctctcttctttgttttgcttttcctctaacatatctttttattttctttattgtttactcatgtctttctttcatatttttctttcttctttcgttttcctttctttctttatctttatctccgTTTCTGCCTTAACACCCCTTTCATTTTCGGGTTTTCCtgcatcctttttcttctttccttcattctttctctccttttccctccttcgttctttccttcacatcctccttccttgtttccctcgtgttccattcttccttctttcttctccccttcttattttttccccattttcttcccttctcattctctggGCCTcgttgttaatctctctctctctctctctctctctctctctctctctctctctctctctctctctctctctctctctctctctctcctttcctccatttttcctccctttccttatcgtaaaccattctttcctccctttctatatagtctccctctctcctatcttctcttcctcccttcctttgttgcccttccctattttccttcctcctttcctccctccctttctccattttccctcccttctttactcttactccctcatccctcccttcccatcttcccttcttcccttcctctttctccatacGTAacacatttttcctcccttcctctttccctccatttcccttccctcccttcatatccctctctcttatcttcccttcttcccaacatctgctccccctctccttcaAGTAACgcatttcccctccctccctcccccctccctttttccctcccttattatcccttctaccctccctcccctcttccctacaTTTGTCCCTTTCACCCATACAAGTAAcacatttcccctcccttcccttcccttccttctctccctccctctattgaTAACAAGAGTAAGGGTGGAGGACTTTTttcaagggaggggaagagggaaagaaggaaggagggaagatagagatatggtaggagggaggggaagatggagggaggaaaaatgatttAAAGAtaagttagggaggaagggaaaaaaatgatatggtaagggtagggaaagaaggagggagaaagataaagatatgggagaaggaagagggagggaagaggatagagatatggtaggagggaggggaagagggaaggaggaaaaggaatcaaGATATggtatagggaggaaggaaaaaataacatatggtagggggagggggagaaggagggagaaagacagatatggtagaaggaggaggaagagaaaggaaaaaggataaatatGGTAGGGCGGTGGTTCCCAAGCCCATGGTCGCGACACAAATAAGGTTCGCGAGAGTGTTTCTGAGGGTTGCCGTAATTATAATTTTATCATACTATAAATGCCGATGTTTTAAATCCCAGTTAGGTCAAATTTAGATTTTTTAGTATAGTGCTGTTGAATTACTTCGGTAGGACAGC encodes the following:
- the LOC126985412 gene encoding forkhead box protein B1-like; translated protein: MPRPSRESYGEQKPPYSYISLTAMAIWNSAEKMCTLAEIYKFIMDNFPYYRKNTQRWQNSLRHNLSFNDCFIKIPRRPDRPGKGAYWTLHPSAMNMFENGSFLRRRKRFKIPKPEKVALEAGLAQLHGRPVDPLEAPRLTEATACPEAAPHNKQPFTIESLAASDAKPPTLTAPTPMYPPHMTHLNAHLAGLRGAGAFPGRSLGFGPLGHAGLLPPLEAAHPTSLPCSLGAAFTSSLSNSLGGPLAASLGGSLGGLGGLGGLGPAMGHLGGAVPTSLATSLQQLYSAALATMPALHTPSPLQRLPPPSLPLPVPLRPTPLPPALFHALPPTSLPGLPSLGFFHPKVRCPAPPLVTEESPAEENMEAPPPEDKLPASAPPALRPPAPTTPPAGSVAPSPHGRVI